One region of Pseudomonas alvandae genomic DNA includes:
- the cysT gene encoding sulfate ABC transporter permease subunit CysT — protein MSRRISPVIPGFGLTLGYTLVYLSLIVLIPLAAMFVHAAQLTWEQFWAIISAPRVLAALKLSFGTALYAAIINGVIGTLLAWVLVRYTFPGRKIIDAMIDLPFALPTAVAGIALTALYAPTGLVGQFATDLGFKIAYTPLGITLALTFVTLPFVVRTVQPVLADIPREVEEAAACLGAKPWQVFRHILVPALLPAWLTGFALAFARGVGEYGSVIFIAGNMPMKTEILPLLIMVKLDQYDYTGATSIGVLMLVVSFVLLLLINLLQRRIETP, from the coding sequence ATGTCGCGTCGCATATCCCCCGTCATACCCGGCTTCGGGCTGACGCTGGGCTACACCCTGGTGTACCTCAGTCTGATTGTGCTCATACCGCTGGCGGCGATGTTCGTGCACGCCGCTCAACTCACCTGGGAACAGTTCTGGGCGATCATCTCGGCACCGCGGGTGCTGGCTGCGCTGAAGCTCAGTTTCGGCACCGCGCTGTACGCCGCCATCATCAACGGTGTGATCGGCACGTTGCTGGCCTGGGTGCTGGTGCGCTACACCTTCCCCGGCCGCAAGATCATCGACGCGATGATCGACCTGCCGTTCGCCCTGCCCACCGCCGTGGCCGGTATCGCGCTGACGGCGTTGTACGCGCCGACCGGCCTGGTTGGCCAATTCGCCACCGACCTGGGTTTCAAGATCGCCTACACCCCGCTGGGCATTACCCTGGCGCTGACCTTCGTGACGCTGCCGTTCGTGGTGCGCACGGTGCAGCCGGTGCTGGCCGATATCCCCCGTGAAGTCGAAGAAGCCGCCGCCTGCCTCGGTGCGAAACCGTGGCAGGTATTCCGCCACATCCTCGTGCCGGCGTTGTTGCCGGCCTGGTTGACCGGCTTCGCCCTGGCGTTTGCCCGTGGCGTGGGCGAGTACGGTTCGGTGATTTTCATCGCCGGCAACATGCCGATGAAAACCGAGATCCTGCCGCTGCTGATCATGGTCAAGCTCGACCAATACGACTACACCGGCGCCACTTCCATCGGCGTGCTGATGCTGGTGGTTTCCTTCGTCCTGTTGCTGCTGATCAACCTGCTGCAGCGGCGCATCGAAACCCCATAA